In Sparus aurata chromosome 2, fSpaAur1.1, whole genome shotgun sequence, a single genomic region encodes these proteins:
- the thap12b gene encoding THAP domain containing 12b isoform X1 produces the protein MDTTETKDVERGDHVAGLNFIKGEALRVSGLARWSRGMILASGARGPGFKSRTSPVPFADGERCRIWVENCRRADLEAKTADQLNKHYRLCAKHFDPAMVCKTSPYRTVLKDTAIPTIFDLTSHLKNPHTRHRKRIKELTEEDLKKIKERRLASSIEQLNSKKDAAAEDSTSTNDDEPQLSTEERAFREYLRSLFEVLVMLGKQSIPFVAEKTSEVERMSNNFQALLDYRMNAGDEALKKRFEATAVNTEYCSATQQSQLLDICENTVREEILMEVRESRFFSLVTGDLVEFASEKHLPLFLRFVNTQNTLREEFVDFLLFDGDETALVERLEAQLTDRWGLSMEDCRGQAHKATGTTTTKMKAVAVLLMEKYPLALHMSCSHMALNIHLANNLPFPNVQVVMETLRRIGAFLRTPLTQDELETAISTHYQKNEEKGSALKQACSPGWAEQHSVFDVLLDMLPPLLLCMDNIRENADGKFAEATTADAYAIAETLADFEVIVTVVILKNVLVFTRAFGRNLQGETLDVFFAANSLTAVLHSLNEVNDNIDVYHEFWYEEAVNVANVMEIPVTIPRLFLRKQRAADVGEIQAEAYFKEYVTVPVIHGVMQEVEDMFSESNLKALKCLSLVPAVMGQMKFNTTEENYADVYRNDLPSPDTLAAELHCWRIKWKHRGKEVRLPTTIHETLQLPDVKFFPNVNSFLKVLSTLPVLKLEENKSETASEQLQAYLDGTPTKLWNKSLAMLNINTHVKHDLDVMVDKYCRLYPEDDPDPEAEEEVMK, from the exons ATGgacacaacagagacaaaagaCGTGGAAAGAGGAGACCATGTGGCGGGATTGAACTTTATAAAAGGAGAGGCGCTCCGAGTAAGCGGTCtggctcgttggtctaggggtatgattctcgcttcgggtgcgagaggtcccgggttcaaatcccggacgagccctgTACCTTTTGCCGACGGTGAGAG ATGCAGAATCTGGGTGGAGAACTGCCGCAGAGCAGATCTAGAGGCCAAAACAGCAGACCAGTTGAATAAGCACTACAGATTATGTGCCAAACACTTTGACCCAGCTATGGTGTGCAAAACA AGCCCCTATAGGACTGTATTGAAGGATACAGCCATTCCAACTATATTTGACCTGACGAGTCATCTGAAAAATCCTCATACGAGACATCGCAAGAGGATTAAAGAGCTG ACTGAAGAAGACTTAAAGAAGATTAAAGAAAGGAGAT TGGCTTCCTCTATTGAGCAGCTTAACAGCAAAAAAGATGCAGCGGCTGAGGACAGCACAAGCACCAATGACGATGAACCTCAACTGTCCACAGAGGAGAGGGCGTTTCGTGAATACCTAAGGTCCTTGTTTGAGGTTTTGGTCATGTTAGGAAAACAGAGCATCCCATTCGTGGCTGAAAAAACGTCCGAAGTTGAACGCATGTCCAACAACTTCCAGGCCCTTCTGGATTACCGCATGAATGCCGGAGATGAAGCCTTGAAGAAGCGGTTTGAGGCGACAGCTGTGAACACAGAATACTGCTCTGCCACCCAGCAGAGCCAGCTCCTGGACATCTGCGAGAACACGGTGAGGGAGGAGATCCTGATGGAGGTGAGGGAGAGTCGCTTCTTCTCCTTAGTGACGGGTGACCTCGTTGAATTCGCCAGTGAGAAACACCTGCCTCTATTTTTACGCTTCGTGAATACGCAGAACACTCTTCGAGAGGAGTTTGTGGACTTCTTGCTATTTGATGGTGACGAGACTGCACTGGTGGAGCGGCTGGAGGCCCAGCTGACCGACCGTTGGGGGCTCAGCATGGAGGACTGTCGTGGTCAGGCCCACAAGGCCACCGGTACTACCACCACCAAGATGAAAGCTGTGGCAGTACTCCTGATGGAGAAGTATCCCCTGGCATTGCATATGTCGTGCTCTCACATGGCGCTTAACATCCACCTGGCCAACAATCTGCCTTTTCCCAATGTCCAGGTCGTCATGGAGACTCTGAGGAGGATTGGTGCTTTCCTCAGGACCCCGCTCACTCAGGACGAGCTGGAGACGGCTATCTCTACTCACTACCAGAAGAATGAAGAGAAGGGAAGTGCTCTGAAACAAGCCTGCAGTCCGGGATGGGCGGAGCAGCACAGTGTCTTTGACGTGCTGCTCGATATGTTGCCGCCCCTGCTGCTGTGCATGGACAACATTCGGGAGAACGCTGATGGGAAATTTGCTGAGGCGACCACAGCGGATGCGTATGCAATCGCAGAAACTCTCGCCGACTTTGAAGTCATTGTCACCGTCGTCATCTTAAAGAACGTTCTCGTATTCACCAGAGCCTTCGGGAGGAATCTCCAAGGGGAAAcgcttgatgttttttttgctgccaaCAGTCTGACTGCTGTCCTGCACTCACTCAACGAGGTCAATGACAACATAGATGTCTACCATGAGTTCTGGTACGAGGAGGCGGTGAATGTGGCCAACGTGATGGAGATTCCCGTGACGATTCCGAGGCTGTTTCTCCGTAAACAGCGTGCAGCAGATGTGGGCGAAATCCAAGCAGAGGCGTACTTTAAGGAGTATGTGACGGTCCCTGTTATTCACGGCGTCatgcaggaggtggaggacatGTTCTCTGAGTCCAACCTCAAAGCTCTCAAGTGCCTGTCGCTCGTCCCAGCCGTCATGGGCCAAATGAAGTTCAACACCACCGAGGAAAACTACGCCGACGTCTACCGCAACGACCTCCCCAGCCCTGACACGCTGGCCGCGGAGCTTCACTGCTGGAGGATCAAGTGGAAGCACCGAGGCAAAGAGGTGCGTCTGCCCACCACCATCCACGAAACCCTCCAGCTGCCGGACGTCAAGTTCTTCCCGAACGTGAACTCCTTCCTCAAGGTGCTCTCTACGCTGCCGGTGCTGAAGTTGGAGGAGAACAAAAGTGAAACGGCGAGCGAGCAACTGCAGGCGTATCTCGACGGCACGCCCACCAAGCTGTGGAACAAAAGCCTCGCCATGCTCAACATTAACACTCACGTGAAACACGACTTGGACGTCATGGTGGACAAATACTGCAGACTGTATCCAGAGGATGATCCGGATCCCGAAGCTGAGGAAGAGGTGATGAAATGA
- the thap12b gene encoding THAP domain containing 12b isoform X2 — protein sequence MPNFCAAPNCTRKSTQSDLAFFRFPRDPERCRIWVENCRRADLEAKTADQLNKHYRLCAKHFDPAMVCKTSPYRTVLKDTAIPTIFDLTSHLKNPHTRHRKRIKELTEEDLKKIKERRLASSIEQLNSKKDAAAEDSTSTNDDEPQLSTEERAFREYLRSLFEVLVMLGKQSIPFVAEKTSEVERMSNNFQALLDYRMNAGDEALKKRFEATAVNTEYCSATQQSQLLDICENTVREEILMEVRESRFFSLVTGDLVEFASEKHLPLFLRFVNTQNTLREEFVDFLLFDGDETALVERLEAQLTDRWGLSMEDCRGQAHKATGTTTTKMKAVAVLLMEKYPLALHMSCSHMALNIHLANNLPFPNVQVVMETLRRIGAFLRTPLTQDELETAISTHYQKNEEKGSALKQACSPGWAEQHSVFDVLLDMLPPLLLCMDNIRENADGKFAEATTADAYAIAETLADFEVIVTVVILKNVLVFTRAFGRNLQGETLDVFFAANSLTAVLHSLNEVNDNIDVYHEFWYEEAVNVANVMEIPVTIPRLFLRKQRAADVGEIQAEAYFKEYVTVPVIHGVMQEVEDMFSESNLKALKCLSLVPAVMGQMKFNTTEENYADVYRNDLPSPDTLAAELHCWRIKWKHRGKEVRLPTTIHETLQLPDVKFFPNVNSFLKVLSTLPVLKLEENKSETASEQLQAYLDGTPTKLWNKSLAMLNINTHVKHDLDVMVDKYCRLYPEDDPDPEAEEEVMK from the exons ATGCCGAATTTTTGCGCGGCCCCAAACTGTACACGGAAGAGCACACAGTCAGATTTGGCTTTTTTTCGGTTTCCACGGGACCCAGAGAG ATGCAGAATCTGGGTGGAGAACTGCCGCAGAGCAGATCTAGAGGCCAAAACAGCAGACCAGTTGAATAAGCACTACAGATTATGTGCCAAACACTTTGACCCAGCTATGGTGTGCAAAACA AGCCCCTATAGGACTGTATTGAAGGATACAGCCATTCCAACTATATTTGACCTGACGAGTCATCTGAAAAATCCTCATACGAGACATCGCAAGAGGATTAAAGAGCTG ACTGAAGAAGACTTAAAGAAGATTAAAGAAAGGAGAT TGGCTTCCTCTATTGAGCAGCTTAACAGCAAAAAAGATGCAGCGGCTGAGGACAGCACAAGCACCAATGACGATGAACCTCAACTGTCCACAGAGGAGAGGGCGTTTCGTGAATACCTAAGGTCCTTGTTTGAGGTTTTGGTCATGTTAGGAAAACAGAGCATCCCATTCGTGGCTGAAAAAACGTCCGAAGTTGAACGCATGTCCAACAACTTCCAGGCCCTTCTGGATTACCGCATGAATGCCGGAGATGAAGCCTTGAAGAAGCGGTTTGAGGCGACAGCTGTGAACACAGAATACTGCTCTGCCACCCAGCAGAGCCAGCTCCTGGACATCTGCGAGAACACGGTGAGGGAGGAGATCCTGATGGAGGTGAGGGAGAGTCGCTTCTTCTCCTTAGTGACGGGTGACCTCGTTGAATTCGCCAGTGAGAAACACCTGCCTCTATTTTTACGCTTCGTGAATACGCAGAACACTCTTCGAGAGGAGTTTGTGGACTTCTTGCTATTTGATGGTGACGAGACTGCACTGGTGGAGCGGCTGGAGGCCCAGCTGACCGACCGTTGGGGGCTCAGCATGGAGGACTGTCGTGGTCAGGCCCACAAGGCCACCGGTACTACCACCACCAAGATGAAAGCTGTGGCAGTACTCCTGATGGAGAAGTATCCCCTGGCATTGCATATGTCGTGCTCTCACATGGCGCTTAACATCCACCTGGCCAACAATCTGCCTTTTCCCAATGTCCAGGTCGTCATGGAGACTCTGAGGAGGATTGGTGCTTTCCTCAGGACCCCGCTCACTCAGGACGAGCTGGAGACGGCTATCTCTACTCACTACCAGAAGAATGAAGAGAAGGGAAGTGCTCTGAAACAAGCCTGCAGTCCGGGATGGGCGGAGCAGCACAGTGTCTTTGACGTGCTGCTCGATATGTTGCCGCCCCTGCTGCTGTGCATGGACAACATTCGGGAGAACGCTGATGGGAAATTTGCTGAGGCGACCACAGCGGATGCGTATGCAATCGCAGAAACTCTCGCCGACTTTGAAGTCATTGTCACCGTCGTCATCTTAAAGAACGTTCTCGTATTCACCAGAGCCTTCGGGAGGAATCTCCAAGGGGAAAcgcttgatgttttttttgctgccaaCAGTCTGACTGCTGTCCTGCACTCACTCAACGAGGTCAATGACAACATAGATGTCTACCATGAGTTCTGGTACGAGGAGGCGGTGAATGTGGCCAACGTGATGGAGATTCCCGTGACGATTCCGAGGCTGTTTCTCCGTAAACAGCGTGCAGCAGATGTGGGCGAAATCCAAGCAGAGGCGTACTTTAAGGAGTATGTGACGGTCCCTGTTATTCACGGCGTCatgcaggaggtggaggacatGTTCTCTGAGTCCAACCTCAAAGCTCTCAAGTGCCTGTCGCTCGTCCCAGCCGTCATGGGCCAAATGAAGTTCAACACCACCGAGGAAAACTACGCCGACGTCTACCGCAACGACCTCCCCAGCCCTGACACGCTGGCCGCGGAGCTTCACTGCTGGAGGATCAAGTGGAAGCACCGAGGCAAAGAGGTGCGTCTGCCCACCACCATCCACGAAACCCTCCAGCTGCCGGACGTCAAGTTCTTCCCGAACGTGAACTCCTTCCTCAAGGTGCTCTCTACGCTGCCGGTGCTGAAGTTGGAGGAGAACAAAAGTGAAACGGCGAGCGAGCAACTGCAGGCGTATCTCGACGGCACGCCCACCAAGCTGTGGAACAAAAGCCTCGCCATGCTCAACATTAACACTCACGTGAAACACGACTTGGACGTCATGGTGGACAAATACTGCAGACTGTATCCAGAGGATGATCCGGATCCCGAAGCTGAGGAAGAGGTGATGAAATGA
- the map6b gene encoding microtubule-associated protein 6 homolog isoform X2 produces MAWPCITRACCINRFWTELDKADIAVPLVFTKYSDVADVQHLPHHPQPRQKRAGAIAIETQPHHGEQEAGKAPPATGAAAGKDGSNASVMRQDFKAWRVRPEPSCKPRNEYQRSAAPFNNETQYQKDYKPWPIPRKHDHPWIPKPSPTGGPERSAGGGKLEHAAAEAESGVEKSEIEEKLQEKETKEVAKKSVKREKSAERKAGEKTEAQMGADAIAEQRKGRAAADALNRQIKEVMSTSSSYRTEFKAYKDVKPVKPIKAPSQYKPPAEETSLETSYSATYKGEQVKVNPTDNKVVERRRIRSLYSEPGKEPAKVRGQRTDPLMLAQDVSETESSSVLNLL; encoded by the exons ATGGCATGGCCCTGCATTACGCGTGCTTGCTGCATCAACCGCTTCTGGACTGAGCTGGACAAAGCGGACATCGCGGTGCCTTTGGTTTTCACCAAATACTCGGATGTGGCCGACGTGCAGCATCTCCCGCATCACCCGCAGCCCAGGCAGAAGAGGGCCGGCGCCATCGCCATAGAAACCCAGCCGCATCACGGCGAGCAGGAGGCAGGGAAGGCACCGCCCGCGACGGGTGCCGCAGCGGGCAAAGATGGCTCTAATGCGTCCGTCATGCGCCAAGACTTCAAGGCGTGGAGAGTGCGCCCCGAGCCCAGCTGCAAGCCCCGGAACGAGTACCAGCGCTCCGCGGCCCCGTTCAACAACGAAACTCAGTATCAGAAGGACTACAAGCCCTGGCCTATACCGAGGAAACACGACCACCCCTGGATCCCCAAACCGAGCCCCACCGGCGGGCCGGAGCGCAGCGCGGGCGGAGGCAAGCTGGAGCACGCTGCCGCCGAGgccgagagcggcgtggagaagAGCGAGATCgaggagaagctgcaggagaAGGAGACCAAGGAGGTGGCGAAGAAGAGCGTGAAGAGGGAAAAGTCGGCGGAGAGGAAAGCGGGTGAGAAGACGGAGGCGCAGATGGGCGCAGATGCGATCGCCGAGCAGAGGAaaggcagagcagctgcagacgCGCTGAACAGACAGATAAAGGAGGTGATGTCGACTTCCAGCAGCTACAG GACTGAGTTCAAGGCGTATAAGGATGTGAAACCAGTCAAGCCCATCAAAGCTCCATCTCAGTATAAACCCCCGGCCGAGGAGACCAGCCTTGAAACCAGTTACAGCGCCACATACAAGGGGGAGCAGGTGAAGGTTAACCCCACCGACAACAAGGTGGTGGAGCGCAGGAGGATACGCAGCCTGTACAGCGAGCCCGGCAAGGAGCCTGCCAAGGTGAGAGGTCAACGCACAGATCCACTAATGTTAGCCCAG GACGTCTCAGAGACTGAGAGCAGTTCTGTTCTTAATCTGCTGTAG
- the map6b gene encoding microtubule-associated protein 6 homolog isoform X1, with protein sequence MAWPCITRACCINRFWTELDKADIAVPLVFTKYSDVADVQHLPHHPQPRQKRAGAIAIETQPHHGEQEAGKAPPATGAAAGKDGSNASVMRQDFKAWRVRPEPSCKPRNEYQRSAAPFNNETQYQKDYKPWPIPRKHDHPWIPKPSPTGGPERSAGGGKLEHAAAEAESGVEKSEIEEKLQEKETKEVAKKSVKREKSAERKAGEKTEAQMGADAIAEQRKGRAAADALNRQIKEVMSTSSSYRTEFKAYKDVKPVKPIKAPSQYKPPAEETSLETSYSATYKGEQVKVNPTDNKVVERRRIRSLYSEPGKEPAKVDKPVSRTKPKKTPTKTTGKMVKKTKEKQIASSQSAKKKPSSGAAEPKPGGVVATKKSKEISNRLAEAKQ encoded by the exons ATGGCATGGCCCTGCATTACGCGTGCTTGCTGCATCAACCGCTTCTGGACTGAGCTGGACAAAGCGGACATCGCGGTGCCTTTGGTTTTCACCAAATACTCGGATGTGGCCGACGTGCAGCATCTCCCGCATCACCCGCAGCCCAGGCAGAAGAGGGCCGGCGCCATCGCCATAGAAACCCAGCCGCATCACGGCGAGCAGGAGGCAGGGAAGGCACCGCCCGCGACGGGTGCCGCAGCGGGCAAAGATGGCTCTAATGCGTCCGTCATGCGCCAAGACTTCAAGGCGTGGAGAGTGCGCCCCGAGCCCAGCTGCAAGCCCCGGAACGAGTACCAGCGCTCCGCGGCCCCGTTCAACAACGAAACTCAGTATCAGAAGGACTACAAGCCCTGGCCTATACCGAGGAAACACGACCACCCCTGGATCCCCAAACCGAGCCCCACCGGCGGGCCGGAGCGCAGCGCGGGCGGAGGCAAGCTGGAGCACGCTGCCGCCGAGgccgagagcggcgtggagaagAGCGAGATCgaggagaagctgcaggagaAGGAGACCAAGGAGGTGGCGAAGAAGAGCGTGAAGAGGGAAAAGTCGGCGGAGAGGAAAGCGGGTGAGAAGACGGAGGCGCAGATGGGCGCAGATGCGATCGCCGAGCAGAGGAaaggcagagcagctgcagacgCGCTGAACAGACAGATAAAGGAGGTGATGTCGACTTCCAGCAGCTACAG GACTGAGTTCAAGGCGTATAAGGATGTGAAACCAGTCAAGCCCATCAAAGCTCCATCTCAGTATAAACCCCCGGCCGAGGAGACCAGCCTTGAAACCAGTTACAGCGCCACATACAAGGGGGAGCAGGTGAAGGTTAACCCCACCGACAACAAGGTGGTGGAGCGCAGGAGGATACGCAGCCTGTACAGCGAGCCCGGCAAGGAGCCTGCCAAG gTGGATAAACCAGTGTCTCGCACCAAACCAAAAAAGACACCGACAAAAACAACAGGGAAGATggtgaaaaaaactaaagagaagCAGATTGCCAGTTCCCAGTCAGCCAAGAAGAAGCCGTCTTCGGGCGCCGCAGAGCCCAAACCGGGCGGAGTCGTCGCCacaaagaagagcaaagagaTCAGCAACAGACTGGCCGAAGCTAAGCAGTAA
- the map6b gene encoding microtubule-associated protein 6 homolog isoform X3, translating to MAWPCITRACCINRFWTELDKADIAVPLVFTKYSDVADVQHLPHHPQPRQKRAGAIAIETQPHHGEQEAGKAPPATGAAAGKDGSNASVMRQDFKAWRVRPEPSCKPRNEYQRSAAPFNNETQYQKDYKPWPIPRKHDHPWIPKPSPTGGPERSAGGGKLEHAAAEAESGVEKSEIEEKLQEKETKEVAKKSVKREKSAERKAGEKTEAQMGADAIAEQRKGRAAADALNRQIKEVMSTSSSYRTEFKAYKDVKPVKPIKAPSQYKPPAEETSLETSYSATYKGEQVKVNPTDNKVVERRRIRSLYSEPGKEPAKDVSETESSSVLNLL from the exons ATGGCATGGCCCTGCATTACGCGTGCTTGCTGCATCAACCGCTTCTGGACTGAGCTGGACAAAGCGGACATCGCGGTGCCTTTGGTTTTCACCAAATACTCGGATGTGGCCGACGTGCAGCATCTCCCGCATCACCCGCAGCCCAGGCAGAAGAGGGCCGGCGCCATCGCCATAGAAACCCAGCCGCATCACGGCGAGCAGGAGGCAGGGAAGGCACCGCCCGCGACGGGTGCCGCAGCGGGCAAAGATGGCTCTAATGCGTCCGTCATGCGCCAAGACTTCAAGGCGTGGAGAGTGCGCCCCGAGCCCAGCTGCAAGCCCCGGAACGAGTACCAGCGCTCCGCGGCCCCGTTCAACAACGAAACTCAGTATCAGAAGGACTACAAGCCCTGGCCTATACCGAGGAAACACGACCACCCCTGGATCCCCAAACCGAGCCCCACCGGCGGGCCGGAGCGCAGCGCGGGCGGAGGCAAGCTGGAGCACGCTGCCGCCGAGgccgagagcggcgtggagaagAGCGAGATCgaggagaagctgcaggagaAGGAGACCAAGGAGGTGGCGAAGAAGAGCGTGAAGAGGGAAAAGTCGGCGGAGAGGAAAGCGGGTGAGAAGACGGAGGCGCAGATGGGCGCAGATGCGATCGCCGAGCAGAGGAaaggcagagcagctgcagacgCGCTGAACAGACAGATAAAGGAGGTGATGTCGACTTCCAGCAGCTACAG GACTGAGTTCAAGGCGTATAAGGATGTGAAACCAGTCAAGCCCATCAAAGCTCCATCTCAGTATAAACCCCCGGCCGAGGAGACCAGCCTTGAAACCAGTTACAGCGCCACATACAAGGGGGAGCAGGTGAAGGTTAACCCCACCGACAACAAGGTGGTGGAGCGCAGGAGGATACGCAGCCTGTACAGCGAGCCCGGCAAGGAGCCTGCCAAG GACGTCTCAGAGACTGAGAGCAGTTCTGTTCTTAATCTGCTGTAG